The nucleotide sequence GGCCGTCACCCCCGACGACGTGCGCGCGGTCGCCCGCGATGTACTGGGACAGCGCCCCTCGCTGTCCGTCATCGGACCGCTCAAGGACAAGCAGGCCGACCGCCTGGACGCGGCCGTCTCATGAACCGGAGGAAGCAGACCCGATGAGCGAACTGCCCACCAAGCTGCGCGTGGCCGTCCTCGGCGCCCAGGGCCGTATCGGCTCCGAGGCCGTACGGGCCGTCGAGGCCGCCGACGACCTGGAACTGGTCGCGGCCCTCGGCCGGGGCGACAAGCTGGAGACCCTGGTCGAGGCGGGCGCCCAGGTGGCGGTGGAGCTGACCACCCCCGCCTCGGTGATGGGCAACCTCGACTTCTGCGTACGGCACGGCATCCACGCCGTCGTCGGCACGACCGGATGGACCGACGAACGGCTCGCGCAGCTGGAGACCTCGCTGGCCGCCTCCCCGCAGACCGGTGTGCTGATCGCGCCGAACTTCTCCATCGGCGCCGTCCTCACGATGAAGTTCTCCCAGACGGCCGCCCGCTACTTCGAGTCCGTCGAGATCATCGAACTGCACCACCCGAACAAGACGGACGCCCCCTCCGGCACGGCGACCAGGACCGCCCAGCTCGTCGCCGCCGCGCGCGCGGAGGCGGGCAGCGGCCCGCAGCCCGACGCGACGGTCACAGCGCTGGACGGGGCGCGCGGCGCCGAGGTCGACGGCGTACGGGTGCACTCCGTACGTCTGCGGGGCCTCCTGGCCCACCAGGAGGTCATCCTGGGCGGCGAGGGGGAGACCCTCACCGTGCGCCACGACTCCCTGCACCACAGCAGCTTCATGCCGGGCATCCTGCTCGGCGCGCGCCGCGTGGTCTCCACCCCCGGCCTCACCTTCGGCCTGGAACACTTCCTCGACCTGAGCTGAAACCGGCACCCATGCGCGCGAAGATCACTTACCTAGTCACGGCTGCCGTCCTGGTCGTCTACTTCGTCCTGGCCGGCAGCCGGGGCGTGCTGCTGATACGGGCGGGCACGCCCCTCACGGTCACCTTCGGTGTCGCCGTGCTGATCCTGCCCGTCATCGGCGTCTGGTTCCTCTGGAAGAACACCCAGTTCGTCAGCAGGGCCAACCGGCTGGCCGCCGAACTGGACGCCGAGGGCGGCCTGCCCGTCGACGAACTGGTCCGTACACCGGCCGGCCGCATCGACCGCGCTTCGGCCGACGAGGTCTTCGCCCGCCGCCGCGCCGAGACCGAGGACTCACCCGACGACTGGCGCTGCTGGTTCCGGCTCGCCGTCGCCTACCACGACGCCCGTGACACGCCACGGGCCCGCACAGCCATGCAGCGCGCGATCGCGCTCCACGACGGCAGGCCCGTACGCGCCTGACGGCGCCGGCTGACCGGCGGCTCAGACCTTGCGGTACTCGTCGCCCCAGGCCTCGACCGTGTCGGCCGCCCGCTCGAAGGCGGCGGCGCGCGACAGGAAGTCCGCGTTGTGCGTCGTCAGCAGCGGCAGCGGCTCACCCCTGCGGCGTACGACGACCAGCGCCTGGCCCTGCACGGTGCGCGGCAGTCCCAGCCAGCGCACCGGCTGCTGGACGGTACGGACCGCGCCGGCCTGCTCCCACGCGATGGTCGTGGTCATCAGCATGCCCACCCGCCGCACCCCGTGCCTGCTGACCCATGTCCCCATCCGCAGCATCCGCAGTGCCGCGAGTATCGCCACGGCCGCCAGCACCATGCACACCACCGCGCCCGACATCGCGCCGGTGAAGGCGATGATCATCGCGGCGAGCAGGACGAAGGAGGCGAGCAGCAGAAGCAGCGCCGCCGCTCCGACCCGCCAGGGGCCAGGGCGGTACGGACGCCGCCAGTGATCATGATCGTCGAACGGGAGCGCGACATCATCCCCGGTCGCGTCAAAAGCCCGGTCGGCCGTCAGGAAGGGCAGGGGCACGACTGATCCTCA is from Streptomyces sp. NBC_00370 and encodes:
- the dapB gene encoding 4-hydroxy-tetrahydrodipicolinate reductase produces the protein MSELPTKLRVAVLGAQGRIGSEAVRAVEAADDLELVAALGRGDKLETLVEAGAQVAVELTTPASVMGNLDFCVRHGIHAVVGTTGWTDERLAQLETSLAASPQTGVLIAPNFSIGAVLTMKFSQTAARYFESVEIIELHHPNKTDAPSGTATRTAQLVAAARAEAGSGPQPDATVTALDGARGAEVDGVRVHSVRLRGLLAHQEVILGGEGETLTVRHDSLHHSSFMPGILLGARRVVSTPGLTFGLEHFLDLS
- a CDS encoding membrane protein — protein: MRAKITYLVTAAVLVVYFVLAGSRGVLLIRAGTPLTVTFGVAVLILPVIGVWFLWKNTQFVSRANRLAAELDAEGGLPVDELVRTPAGRIDRASADEVFARRRAETEDSPDDWRCWFRLAVAYHDARDTPRARTAMQRAIALHDGRPVRA